The Pyrus communis chromosome 14, drPyrComm1.1, whole genome shotgun sequence sequence TTTCGGTCCTCGTTGATAGCATCAAGATATACCAATATATGTTAATATTAGCTTTTATATAATAAACATGAACTCTTTAGGGAAGAGGGGAACAACAAGAATGAACTTTATCAATAATCAAATACATTATATTCACTCATAAAGTACATGttaagaatgaatctcacattaatgGGAAGATGAGCCTTGGATAgacttataattaaaaaactacTCCGCCacattaccaattggttttatgatagaACTCAACTTTCTTCAGTCAAGCAGGAAAATTTATATAGTATTTATTGGATGCGTGCCTTGACATTGTacattatgttatacttaaatAAAAGTAGGCATTGGCATTCATAGAGATCCATATTTTTATTCCCTTATTGGTAAGTAAGTActcaattatgattttttttcctatgaAGGATAGGGATTAAAAACAATAGTCTATAACTCAAGTGGATAACCTGCATCTGAGTTATGTTCGACTCCCCTTGTTCCGATATTGTTTCACTGTATGCATCAATTTGCTAATTGTTCGGATTGCATCGCATGTTCTGTGTTCTGTTCTTTGTGAATATGGTAGCTAGTGTGATGTACGTGGCTGATGCGGGGAGAGATAGAGTTTATCCAATTGAATTCCACGTTGTTCATATGGTTTTGGGACTTACAATATTGTCGACTGAATAACTAATCTATGTATAGGACTGATCTTCAAAGATTATGATCTATATATTTTTGGTTTATACTAACTGATATGCGGTGGTGTTGTAATATATTCGTTTATATCTATAACTCAGTCAGGATAATGCTTGCATTTTTTCTTTCGGTGATGAACTCATTTCCCACTTGCAAATAAAAGTATCTTTACCGTAAAAATTCATAATCGGAATCGTTCAATCttaaatcttcatttgaagatcattcgTTCGACTCGATGATCGTTTAGTCAttaaaatgtatcaaataaatcaacGGTTCATCATGAATATACTACTTGGTACCTACACTATTGacttatttgatacatttgaatGATTAAACGATTATCGATTCGAATGCTTTTTTGTATGGatgattttcaaatgaagattaagagatTGAATATTCTGATTAGGAAATTTTTACGTTGAAGATACATTATTTGCAAGTTCATTCAATAACGCATGTGCATACATGCTATTTATCACGTTCTATAGTATCAGAAActtgatattttattatgaaaaactattatTCGTATGTTAATTGTTAATGAGCGTTCGACGTATATTTAAGTTTAGTATAGTTAACTCAAACAATGTGTTCTACGTATTACatttaagtttgaatctctctACTTCAAATCAATTTAGTGTAATCAtcattttgtttataaaaattattaaaaaataaaataaaaaggaataacCTCTCTAGCCCTGCAAAAGTCATCCCAAAAATTCCAAACGAAAGCAGAATTTTATTTCAACAGGGCTGACCATTgggaatatatatatgcatCTTCGTGATTGTTCAGCATGATCTTCTATATGCTGGAAATTTTAGAATAAGGCACATGTCTTCATATATTAATACCACCCAATACAAGAATAAAGCCATCAATTCATGATCACGATGATGCACGCCATTAGCAATTCAGCATTGTCCTCATCAATCAACATACGTGATGATAACATTGATCAATAATTAttagtatataaaaaaaagtacagGGTTCGATCCATTTTCTCCTctgtaacaaaataaaaatgaaaataaaaactgtAGAAGAGATGTGGAGAAGGCGAAATTTTCAGAACTCTCCGGGATCCTTTTCAGATCTGACttcatttcatatatatagaACGTAGCCCGGGAAGTTACAtacaaagtaaaagaaaaagggaaactTAAACCTCAATACTCATTTTCTTTAAGCAATGGTATTGGGATTCTTTTCTGCGTATACTACTAGACTAATTAACAGGTCATAGATTAATCTTTTTGTGTGATAATATAATTAAGCTACTAGCTAGCTAGAACCAGATGGCCTTTGCATCTTTGAGCATTTGTTTTAGAGATCCATCGACATGGTAGGATATGATATCTTTTGAGGAGCCAACATATTTTCCACCTATGAACACAGCAGGGAGAGCAGGATTGCAGCCGAGGTTCCTCAATGCCCACTCCATGTCCCTACCATTGGCGTATCGGTCGAGCTCATGAATAGCGGGGCTTGCACCAAGCTCGTAGAAAAGCGTCTTCACGCTGTGGCATATGCAGCATGAGCTCTTTGTGAAGATCACAGCAGCCTTCTCTGAAGCCAACTGTCTCACAGTCTCCATTAGTACTAATAATTGGTCTCCTTAGAGAACAAGTAATGCAGGTGAGCTACTGGAAATGATGATAGCCCTAAAGAAGAAAGCTAAGTAAGATTTGTGAGGCTTGGGGATGGTGGACTTTGGGTTCATCTGCCTGGGTATTTATATGAATGTGGGGGAGGATTGTTTAATCTAGAAACAGTTGACCAGAAAATGGATAAGAGGGAGAAAGCACCTTTAAGATATTTGGATTGGATAAGAAAATGCCCCCTTTGATGATTTGCATGGTGACTTGTTAAGATTTTAGAAAGATGAAGTAGCAATTCACTTCTAATCatactaatatttttcttcatcttaCTTCTTACTGCAATGCACGCAAATATAggaattttatcacaaaagcaTCAGCTCATTAGACCCAATTTGTCAACTTTGCAACCCGAAATTCTTATATTCTTCAACCGACCCTACAAtatgctataaaaaattatattgtataatatatatatatatatatatatataatcacacaGTAATTATAATTTAGAACTCCTATAATGTCCGTACGATGAATAGGGTCTAAAAAACTTGCAATAagaaccatatatatatatgtatgtatgtatgttatatacatatattaacCCACCAACACACATTCGGTCCTGGTTGATAGCATCAGTGCATCAAGATACAGTACtgtaatattaataataatataatgtatttatatatagtaGAAATTAACTCTTTAGAGAAAAGGGGGACAACAAGCATGAACTTTATCATAATTAAACATGGATGAGGATTTTTCTGGATTCTTTTGGGAATTCgaaaatcaatcaatcataTCTGTATATTGTGcattgtgcggtcagttttcgttaagtactatttatattcaattttaaaaaaaattcaaaataatttcaaattacACGATGTATaataaacggacacgattgattgatcatccggatcctcacaaagagaatccggagaggatcttaTTCCATTAAACACAACATATTCACCAAGTCGGGAACCCATCTTTTTTGCAAAGTCAGAGATCACTAGATAGGAATTTAGGGactaggatcctctcctaatctaaggatgaggatcctcatgacaAAGGGATGTGGAccgtttgaatttttatccaacggctacaaatagaggggtccctttaaagttataataattataaccgttggatttttatccaacggtccacatctcttggtcatgaggatcctcatccttagattaggaaAGGATCCTGATCCGAAATTTAGGCCATATATAACTAGAGaattttacatatttgatatattttccCAGACACCTTGACACTGTATATGCGGCTAAATTCTTCAGCCAACATGGCAATATGCCAATATGGCATGCATAACGATAACACTACTATCATAATAAATGAATATCAAATCCATCATTTTTAATCCTTTATTGACTAAGGAACCCAATTCTTGATATTCTTCCTATAGAATATATAGAGACGTAAAACGATACTGATGGATATAAGAGAATTCTAACTACAATGattaacttaatttttttttgctaatcAGTAATTACCAAAGTAATGTGTTCGACTATGTTGAAAATAACTCTCACATAAATGAGATGACcttacatgtgcttataagttaGGCTACTttccatattgtcaattgattttatggtggataCCTAACTTCTTCGTAATTACAAAGTCTCACATTAATAAGAATGAATATCCAACTCCTTCACCCCCTTTCCCATATCGCTCGACTGCATGCATGCATCTGTTTCGGTTCTTTTGTGATTATGGTAGTGTCCATGTACATGGCTGATGTGGAAGAAAGGAGTTTATCCAATAGAATTCCACTTTGTTCGAATGGTCCCTTCATGAAATTCAAGGAATATTTAGGGCTGGGGAGTTGTCGACTGAGTAACTAACTTACATGACCGACTTTCAAaaattatgatttatgtttaggATTTATAACTGTTGTAGTGATATGCAAGCATTTCCCTATTTGATAATGTTCAATTTTTATCCGTTTATATTCAATAATGTATGTACACATGTCATTTATCACGtccaataatacaaataatattaaaaaaaaattgttattagcatttcaaaaatctcatttggcactccaaactttctataattaaaaggaaaaatacacttatgagaagtgtagaatgaaaattttgaagtgctGATTAtagtttcctaaaaaaaaaaaagtaaaactaaACTCCGAACCTCGATTTTGTTTTGATAGATTATTACTCCTCTGTTATGTGTTATTAAGTCAACTGCCCTAGCACTGCAGTCTCATCCTAATGCCAACAgaaaaaatctttcatttgAGGGTTGAAATATGAGTTGAGATCCTCACCAGATCTCTGTGTTTGAAGACGACGGATTTGAAAATATGAACattcaaaaaaaagaaatttggacAGTTTTCAAGAATTAATTTTTGTATGAAGTAAGCGAGTAGAATAAGCTAATAAAAATCACGTCCAAATTTTTGAATCCATCAACTTCAAACACAAAGATTTAAAGAGGATTTCAATTTCTCAAATATTACGTTGGGAATCGATGCATCCCCATGCTTGTTCTGCATTCGAAAGAACTCTGATATTAAAGTCTGCGAATATGACACGTATCTCCTCCATATGCATACaagaataaagataaaatataaaaaaagccACATGcatgatcatgattcatgatGCATGACATTAGCAATTCAGCATTGAACACAGACGAGGATCCTCTCTGATCCTTTTTGTACAGAATCAATCAATCATGTTCGGatccgtttattgtatatcgtacggtcagtttttgttatgtaatatttatattcaattttaaataaaaaatttaaaataaattttaaccgCATAATGTACAATAAACAGATATAATTGATTGATCTTTCGAATCACCACAAATAAAATCCGCATAGGATCCTATTCCAATATTAAACACAACATATTCAACAAGTAGGGAACCCATCTTTTTTGCAATTATTTTGCAAAGTCAGAGATCACTAGATAGGAATTTGGGCCATATATAACTAGAtaattttacatatttgatatattttccTGGACACCTTGACACTGTATATGCTGCTAAATTCTTCAACCAACGTAGCAATATGCCAATATGGCATGCATAACAATAACATCACTATCATAgtaaacaaaaatgaaatttactaTTTTTAATCTTTATTGGCAAAGGAACCCAACTCTTGATtttaagaaatccaattcttGATTTTCTTCCTGTAGAATATATAGAGAGGTAAAACGATACTGATGGATATAAGAGAATTCTAACTACAGTgattaacttaaatttttttgttaatcaataattaccAAAGTAATGTGTTCGACTATGTTGAAAATGAATCTCACATATATGAGATGATCTTGCATATGCTTATAAGTTTGGTTACtttttatattgtcaattggttttatagtagaTATCTAACTTCTTTATAGTTACAGAATATGTAAAAAAGCGTGTTGAAAATAAATTTCACATTGATAAAAATGAATATCCAACTCCTTCACCCCCTTTCCCATATCGCTcgattgcatgcatgcatcagTTTCGGTTCTTTTGTGATTATCGTAGTGTCCATGTACGTGGCTGATGTGGAATAAAAGAGTTTATCCAATAGAATTCCACTTTGTTCGAATGGTCCCTTCATGAAATTCAAGGAATATTTAGGGCTAGGGAGTTGTCGACTGAGAGACTAACTTACATGACCGACCTTCAAAAATTATGATTTAGGTTTAGGATTTATACTTGTTGTACTGATATGCAAGCATTTCCCTATTTGTTAATCTTCAAGTTTTATTCGTTTATATTCAATAATGCATGTACGCATGTATTTATCAcgttcaataataaaataataaaaaaagaaaattgttattaatattctaaaaatctcatttgatattccaaactttctataattaaatatatatatatacttgtgagaaatgtaaaataaaaattttaaaatgctaataacagttcctaAAAAGAAGTGAAACTGAACTCTAAACCTCGATTTTGTTTTGACAGATATTATTCCTCTGTTACGTGTTAGTAAGTCAACTGCCTTAGCACTGCAAGTCTCATTCCAATG is a genomic window containing:
- the LOC137714130 gene encoding glutaredoxin-C11-like; the encoded protein is METVRQLASEKAAVIFTKSSCCICHSVKTLFYELGASPAIHELDRYANGRDMEWALRNLGCNPALPAVFIGGKYVGSSKDIISYHVDGSLKQMLKDAKAIWF